The sequence below is a genomic window from Harmonia axyridis chromosome 1, icHarAxyr1.1, whole genome shotgun sequence.
TCAAATTGGGATATACTAATCTGGCAAGCCAAAGTAAGTCAGAATGACTCGCGGATtatccttaaaaaaaaacacacagaGGCTAGCCCCTTTGTGCAACACTGGAGCTTTGATAAAGCTACGGAGCTTAAGATCTCACACCTCTTCATCTAGTGAAAAATGAACTAGTCCATGAAAATCTAGGAAAGGTACAGGTAATGAAGGAATTAAATGTACGAAAGTCTGGTCCTCTCTATCCTAGAACTTGTGACGAAATGTTGTTATAAAAACTTCTCTACGTTAAGTAgaaaggaaaaaatatcattgaatgGTATCATTAGGCTCCTGCTCAAGTTCCTTTCAGGCAGAAATACAAACCCGATTAGAAACTCTCAGAAATGTGACATAGTAATCCATTCTGATATTAAAGCTGCTATGCCATCAATTCAAAGCTATATTGGAGtgctgaagaaaaaaattaattgggcAGGGATAATAAAGTCTTTTTAATCTGGGTTCCTGGTAACTTGGGAATCAAAGAGGCCAAAAAGGAACCATGAACGCATTTTATTGGCCCAGAAACCTTTCTATGGTACAGGAAAATGAACCGATAAgaaaaagttttgaaattttaaaacttTGATATCCAAATTTGAATGATAGGGCGTAACacaaaatataagaaagaaaaattgtaatttttatgaACCTGAGAGTTATTACTTTAGATGATATACAGGCCATGATAGAAGATATAAGAGGCATCAATAAAATTGAGGACATGGTACTGTGTTTACAATTACAACTAAATTATATACCTAAAATTAATAACTCAGTCTATAAGATGACACTTAAATCAACTAATGCAATTGGTgtacaaatcacatatcatataaTTATTAGGTGTAACACAatacaatttcaacaaattctagGTGTGCCTGGCTAGTCCTTTGGCGGTAGTGCAGATTTTATAGATTTCGGTAAATTTTATCAACCATAATTTCAATTCAGAGAGATTGGTACTTTTGTCATCGttggaaaaaactttttgcTATATTCCCGAAACAATtgatgatatttctttttttttgaagctcatttatatatttattttcttttttttttcagctatCGGGAGGACGTTGATTCCAAGGTATTTTAGGAGTATATTTGAAGGCGGAGTGACTGAGTTATACTATAATATGAAACATCCAAAGGAGTCCTTCCACAACACTAGTATTACATTGGACTGTGATCAGTGCACAATGGTGACGCATCATGGCAAACCATGGCAAACAAAGGTAAGATTGTACACTCAAAAAAGATTATCAACTTGAATTACAGATGCAAACACTTAGATATTAAGACTAATGTACATATAACTTTGTACAAAGTTATATATCAAACAGACAAAAAGGAttcttgaaagaaaaattgGGTAATACAAGAGACTtgatatgacaaaaaaaaaagtatacagTTATAGATTGGAAACATAATTTCTAGTCGATAGAAATtgtaaatgtaaaaaaaaaaatatgttagaCGTTATAGTAATTCTATGAAATaggtaacaatttttttaatattatggaAGTCAAAATGAATTTCTATCTATACTCAATCACAGATTTCAAAGCCAATAACTCTAGctttgaaaatttgtaattgAGAGTATTTACAAGCTGATTgtaaaatttatattcaaataacaGAAATGATTCGAGAATGTCTCATTCAAAATCTTTGTGTAAATAAGGAGAACTATTTCTGTTTTGTTTAGGCCTTTTTACGAAGCCAATTCAGTCCAAATACATTTTTTAgttaattattatattaaagACATTACGTTAAATTACATCACTGAATACTTTGAATGAAAATGATATTTAAATTGAACTTTTTCCAGGTCTGTACAGAGGGCCGATTAATCCTAGAATTTACATTCGACGACTTGATGAGAATAAAGTCGTGGCATTTTACGATAAGGACACATCGAGAGCTCATCCCAAGGACTGTAGTAGGTGTACATTCGCAACAAGATCCTAGTATGTTAGAACAGTTATCGAAAAATATCACTAGGCAAGGAATCACGAATTCTACACTCAATTATCTTAGGGTAAGTTTGAAACTCACATTATTAGTTGTGTTAAGTttatcattgttttttttttaagtgttAATACTCAGCAATATCAGTCTAGGTGCAGATTCTCAAAGTTGTCAGAGAAATATTTTAGTTACCTACTGAAAAGTATATTAGATATTTACATGACTAAACCCCGTACCACACTAAGCTTTGTCTTTTTTTATGCCTGATGGTGTGTGCTTAATAAGTGCATACCTTCAGGCATATTTTTGACGCTTGAGTCAATCATAAAAATGAACCGAACTTTCCCTCTATGGAATGTCAAATAGTGTGATCATGTCTGACATCTGTCATAGACCAATTCAGAAAATAGACACGACTAAGGCCTACTGTGATACAGGGTTAATATGTGAAAAGGGTATCACTAGGTTTGTGAGGAACTAAAAGACTATTTTATGGAGTGCCTTAAAAGTAATTTATGATGATAGTTTTTGTGAAAGTTACTAATCTTGTATCTAgattcaaaaaatatctttgACAGCTCTGAATTCAAATGACCTGAATATAAGAGAGAGATAACAAAAAAGTAGATCTTACTTTTATtaagttttttcttatttcccAATATTTGGATGAGAGTCATGATTTTTTACTGAACTGAAACTTGGCTATTGCTTTTtgcaatttcattaaaattcagcCTAAACAGGGTAGTTGTGCAGAAAAAGATCCCTTATGTACATCATTACCAACAGAGTTGAAGGCATTAAAATGACCTATCAACCTGTCATAACATAGTCAATATGTCAAAAAGATGGCCAAATTAGCTCACAATTCAACTTTGCAATTGATAGATTGAATAACATTCTTGTTTTTGAGTTCTAAGAACACATGGCTCTCTCGATACTGAGGAAAATTTCTGaagtatcaggtgtgtgaataagtctttcccgtttttttcaaattttgagcctttattgtgaaaaaatggttacaaatgaattattgaaagtattggccatcgctagctacaacttttccccatctttctggcaacatacgaatcccgttgcgaaaaaattcgaccggtttggcctctatccagtcatccacccattttttggcttcctcgtaggaatggaagtgctggtcagctaggccatgcgtcatcgatctgaagagatggtaatcagacggagcaatgtctggactatacggcgggtggggtaggacttcccatttgagcgtttctaagtatgttttcaccggctgtgcaacatgtgggcgagcattgttatgttgcaaaataactttgtcgtgcctgtcggagtattgtggccgtttttctcgcagtgcgcggctcaaacgcatcaattgtcgtcgatagacctcgcctgtgatcctttcattcggtttcagaagctcatagtaaaccacacctagctggtcccaccatatacagagcatgagcttggcgccatgaatatttggcttggccgtcgatgatgatgcatggccgggtagtcccaatgattttcttcgcttcggattatcgtaacggatccacttttcatcgccagtcacgatacgatgcagaaaaccctttcttttatttcgctgaagcagctgttcgcaagtgaaaaaacgccgttcgacgtctctcagcttcagttcgtacggcacccaatttccttgcttttggatcattcccatggctttcaaacgcttggaaatggttgttcggtcaactcccaatgcttcagcaagttcttcttgcgtttgacacgaatcttcatcaagcaaagtcgccaattcttgatcttcaaagatttgcggccgcccggaacgctccttgtctttcacgtcgaaatcgccacttttgaagcgtcgaaaccatccgcgaacacttgaatcatcgacacaaccttctccataagcttcctgaagcaaccgatgcgcctcggcagcagatttcttcaaattgaaccaataaagtgaaacttcccgcaaatgacgtcgactcggctcaaatttcgacattttcacgatttcaaaaatttatgatgcgaaaaaatttcaactaatgtgttagtgtggaattgttgacagatgaataagctttgattatgacatatgtaaccattaaatactcgcacagtattggtggcgccatctcttacaaaaaacgggaaagacttattcacacacctgatagtttaaatattcataaaaataaacttatttattcattaattttatctttttcaCTTCAATAATAGAGGATTATGCCCACTTCCAATTTCTTCACAAATCTCTTATTGGATAATTAGATTcaatttctgaattatttttcctttttcagtTATGTGTGATATTAGAACCAATGCAGGAATTGATGTCCAGGCATAAAGCGTACGCTCTCAGTCCAAGGGACTGTCTCAAGACGACGCTTTTTCAGAAGTGGCAGAGGATGTGTGCCCCGCCGGGTAAGAGAGGTACCAATTTTATTGAGCACTTGAgcctttttcatttattatgtaCTATATTCAATTTGATTGGGACATTAACAAATCTAACAAAAATAATGGTAGCAATTAGGTTTATGACAACTATTAACAACCTCTTCATTTtcctaaaaataataaataccaaAGTTCCTTTTATTATTCACTTTCAACTTTTATTTTGTTAAATCTTAAATTTATATGGTCAATGGGAACATTTAATTTAGTTTTGATATAATTCACATTTATACAGTAgtcatcttcagaaactaaaCAAATTGTAGAACCTGTCTTCTTATCATGAAGGGTACCATTTCTCAAAATATTGTCCAACtcgttttaaaatttgatgaacttaaatttttaattttcgtgCACTCGAAAATTTCACTCCTGACAAATTCTAATATCGTCTTTTTGCAGAATCTCAAAGACCTGCCAATAAACGAAGAAAACGCAAAGGTTCAAACTCAGGGGGCGCTGCAAATAATTCAGCACCGACGCCAAATAAAAAACGATCTCCCGGGCCAAATTTTTCCCTAGCGTCCCAGGTATGTATAGATTGATTTTTCACATGTTTGATGTCAGTTCCTGACTTGTTTGCATTGTGTTGTGATTTGCCCAGTTTTGAAATCATATTGATTGAAATTCTAATCATAATTGTAGAAAAAGCATTGAAATAATTTCCACATTCATTTTTGTGCTTCCTGTATTCCAATTTTTCCActgcaaatttgaaattttttttttcgagagtgTAGAGATAGAGCAGAAGGTAGAAACACCTGAATTTAATAAAACCCATAACACTTTTTCAAAGCTACTTATACTTATTATTACCCCAAAGGCATTGTTGGATTAGTTTTTAATAGTACTAATGACTACTAATGAGTAATGACATTTCAAAATGAGAAAACTATAGTGATAAATGCAAACGATAATAGTCTATTCGacaaatttttcgaatcctcgGAATCATTCAGTGATGTTCATTGGGCATAtaaaaagtggatattttcaatttgcttgaatatttttcgaaaaaattcaaagaaaaacgaATCTGTTCAAACTCTCAAAATAAGTAgcatttttcattgaagaaaatttcgaaattcgcagcaaaaaaattaatgaataacacaatattttatatactgTCAAAAATAGCCTCTTTGGAAGATGAAAAGTATAATAAAATCCAAcatcaaaattaaattcagCAAATATGTATAGTCGCTCTAGGAATTATCGAATCCAGGGCGGCAATGGAAATACGAAATTAAGTTAGTAAAGACTCgttcagtaatattttgatttgcagaATTCAAGTTTCTACTGGAAATGTGACAGAAGATACACATTTTGAAAAATCACCAAATACATTTCTaggttatttttgaatattttatttctatgaTAAAACCACAGCAGTTTTTAGTGATATAATGGGTATGGTCcatatatcaccttggttactatggttagtaagttggtagttgtatatgtcaaattcctcaaaaactggtgactatttcctcaaacttctgtgagttatctgtcaccagagcaaccgtacttttattctggttagggtcggtaaccacgcccactatttatcttatgaaataaatgaccccttcagagccattaagaattatttattatttacaaattaaattgacaagtgtcaagcggtccctaaatacgaagcaggttacATCGAACATTGAAAACCTCTAGTAACCGCTCataaattctcggcgatatacggaccataaaGCCGCGGCTGAACTTCTAAGCTTCatttcgatgtcaataattcctgattGGAATTTATACCAACTTGAATTCTCCAAATCGAAATATTACTGATTAGGGCATCATGTATGtatggatatttacattgatgattttgaaatttatagacaaatgttttttattagaaattttcgataattgaatTTCAGGATGCACAAAAACTTATGActccaaaataaatatatctctGAAACAATTTAGTTTTGTTAAGTTTATTTTGTTGAAAGTCAAATTTATCTAGAATAAATTCTCGGGAAGTTTTAAAATGTCATTCAGAAAGTTTCCTTAAAGGGATTTTTTTGTTACTAAGTTAGCGCAGGTATCTTTTACATTCACGTATAGTTTGAGTTTTCAATTATAGcttattcgactggctgcaccagttccAATTAATTCGAAgtgattatgtcatttagctctacaaaaGTTTAAATTAATACGCACTGGTGCATTTTTTCAGTTCATCTCAAGTGAGTATCGATTCACAAtggatgaaaaaatatcaaatgggGATTCTATCCTAAATTTTGCCTTGCAAAATGGAATTTAGTGTTCCAAAACAATGATTATGTTACATAGTTCTCACAAATTTTGTAGTTCCAGAATGATTCAAAGCTCATCTTGTTACATTTCCATGGACTTTATGTAGGACATACATCCTTTTTGGCTTTTGCAAATCCGGGTATATTCCTCCAGAAGCATCTCTTACGCCTTTACTCCAATTGTTGACCTGCTGTCTAGTAGAGTGTTTTCCAAACCCACCCTTTATATCCTTTTTGCAAGTTCGTCCATTTGTTCATTCAATAACTCTAGCACTTATAGATGACTTTAGTCTGATGTTTTATGGTTTTACGACACTCCCTGGTCAGCAAACAGCTTTGACTCTTGGTCATGTTCCTTTGAGGTCCCTTTTCTTGAAAAAGACAACTAGAATTTATGCCTGCAGATTAAGTACCAACTTAGTGACAAAAAATTTCTCGAACACCCTCTTAAGTGGACTGTTTAATTGATCAATTATCAGAATGTGTTTATTactaaacatttttttatcattgagaTATCCTGCGAGATGGAGAAAAGTGAATAAACTAGATTGTCTGATGAAAGACTTGATTTATTCTGTTGGTATGTTTGCAGGATGTGATGGTAGTGGGTGAACCGTCGCTCATGGGCGGAGAATTTGGAGACGAAGATGAGCGACTAATAACACGATTAGAAAATACCCAGTACGATGCAGCCAACTCGCTGGACCATGACAATCATGGCTTCCACGCGGATTCGCCGATGCCCGGCTCGAACTCTTGGGGCGCTAGCGTAGGAGATCGAGGCGGCCCCCCACAAGGTAGCACCCCCAATCAAGACTCGGACAAAAAATCACCAGCTGTCAGTCAGTGATGACAGGACGAGTTTTCACTAGCTTCTTCAAAGGTTTACTGGATCTAAGAGAATAGTTCATTGTTAGTATTACCCCGAGAAACTTTCCTGTCGACTTTAATTCTTATCGAATGCACATTAGATAGATACATAAAATTAAAGTTATATGAAGAGAATGAAGATATAGATTGCGATGAACATCTGAAGCTAAAATTACTTTTTCCTTTtcatttaatggattcggttcTTACTTGGCCCAATTTCATTGTTAATGAGATAAAACAAATTAATATTTGTGAATATTACTTTTTTACTTCAATTTTAACATCTATTTTTACAGAAGAACCTCAAGAACATAGTGAATTTCTGACTTTcacatatattttaacagtagattcttgaggttctAAATTTAATTCATCCATGTGAAATCTTGTGCGATTTTAAAGATAAATAATATCTTTTCAAATGTTGAGTCAAGTATCTTTTCTATATGATATAATATTTTGGACTCCTCCGATTTTAATGTCTGTTGGATTGTTTTTCGATCAATTTTAAAAATGCCAGTGCAATAATGGATCAACCAAATTCGATtagaagaaaaattaatttggttGCTTTATCGAAATCTAACAGTCATTGAAACTGTAGTCTGAAGTATAATTTTTACTTCCGAATAAATTTTAGGAATTTTACTCATAGGGAATAAGGCAAAAAAAAAGGTtgtgttatatttattttatttttttaagtcCATTGACTCCATCAGTATCTTTTCACACATGTTGAACAGGAAGTTTCATCGGGATTCTCTGAGAAAATGGAGAAATGAATTATTCTGATTTCCTGGACGCCTTTGAAGGAATGAGAAGGAGAAAATGTACTCTTATTGGTAAAAACCCAGTGTTGAACTATTCAAGTGAAATGAAAAACGAAAGAATATAATGTGCATATGGTTTTCTTATCAAAGTGATACACGAGCAGTGAAAGAAGTGTTACAGATTAATTTGTTGGTGCTTATTGTATCTGTTCAGGAAGTATCTGAAAGGACCAAAATTATAAGATGCTTTTATTCAGATATAATAAAGAGCAATGCACACTTCGTGGTGCAATTTTAATGGTTCAGTCTCAAAAAGTCGGGTTTGTTTTTGGTACCTTCGttgaaattctgaattttcagataggGAAGCTCATTTGTACAGTAACTTCAAGCGTTCTCTTTAGGTATGGAGCAAGTAAAGAGTTGTAAACAAGCtattttttaagttttcattcTGAAATACTCGATATTGAATTTTATCTTGCACAAGACAATTAATTAAAACATTACAACAGTTTACCTCATTCATCTCTGTTGTTAAGTTTTCATTTGGACGAAATTTTTTCATGAGTTTTTTTCCATGTAGATGCAGTTTATCAATAATTTATAGTGTTTTCGAATTAATTGTCGGGTGTGATTCAATAGTTCAAGCgttacttgaattattgcatCTTACGGATGATCTGTGCTCATCTTTTTATTTGACAATAGTTCCTTACGAATTCGAATAGTTTCAGTTACTCAATTTGATTCAAGTATTTCAGACAGAATAATTTCAAGTAAAAGGACGAGAATTCCTTCTGATGAAGGAAGTTTCCCGTTTTAGGATCAATTTTGTATAGTTGAAGCTAAACAATTGTAAAACATACATATAAATATTATGTccaagagaaaaaaatgtaagttattaatttgaacagtttattTTGTTGTAATTTTAGGGAATATTTTGACAGATTTGAACTAATCAAAAGTGTTTCACtcacttcttttttattataaagtgaataaaaactgaaatattaagCAAAATGTGGCAGAATTCTTCACCCTAAACTTGTTAATTTATAGAAATCGAAAAGAatgcaataaataaatttttaaatttcgtgTGAATAATCAGTATTGATTAAATGAACTAAAATTTTAAGCAGATTCTGTCGATGTATTCCCTATTgtgtattttttatattgtgtGAATGAGGATATGGggtattttataaatatttttttttatatgaatgattgaaattttttgtattggtgTTAGAATGAAAGTTTTAATTGTAACAagtcattaaaaaataaaaatatgaaaactggGGCTGCGGTACTGTCATTAAGTCTCATTTCCATCTGTGTAAATGTGTTTTTACAACTCTCTTGTTAGTAGTTGCGTGTGTTTACTTGTTCCagtttggtttctttcaaccaATTCAATTGTAATCTCATGTGTAAAAGATGTTGTACTCAGTACAGAACCTACTGCAACCTCACAAATACAACACCTACAAAAAATcagtattttttgttttattcctTTGCTGCTGCATTCACGATTTGTGACTTACGGATTATCACATttctagatatttatttcagaatATGAAGGCTTCAAATTCTGGATCATTCATAATTGAAAACCTGCAAGTAACTTTTCTTCTGATAATTTTTAAGTGTCCACTAGATAAAATAAGAGCctccaatttttaattaatggaCTTCAAGcatcatatataaaaaaagtgGTGTTCTTTTATTCAGCAAAGTATTCAGCGCTTCAACCACGGTTCTATCAAATCGTACTGTCACTTGTTCTTTTAATCACCGATGCAGCTTGTTCTCTACCTGATGAGCCATCTGACAACTCATCGTGTTTCAATCAGGGTGGATCTGTGATGAATAAAAGAACACCACTAAAGTAAAAGTTGTTCATTTAAAAAGAGTAGTCAATTGGAAAACAGAAATTATGAAACATTGAGATCAAATAAATGTGATTTGGCTAGTAAGCAACTGTTTGATTTTCCAAATCAAAATCATCAACATATGGGAGACAGTGTTTTTGAGTTTTTGGGATGTGTAGatttattaatataaaaaacaaagaaTTACAGTGGACTCTTGATAATTCAAACTAGAAGGAACcagttcaaaatttcaaattcaagacATTCGAAATAATACTATCAATGAGATAGGAATATATGAATTAGGTTTAAAAAGTGAAAACTGCTTCACTTGTTTCCCGAACTATAGCATTTTATGGTATTGCCTCTATTCGAAGAGATCAGCAGTTGGCTATAATTTGATACTGGACAtctcattaaataaaaaaaactatatctCAAGAATAaggttgaaaaattttataacttCGAAACAGATGACATTTTCAAAAAACCAGCAGCATGTTGATATTAGTTGAGAATCTGAGGCTAGAAATCCATGTTGAAAAACAACTCTAATACTAAATAATTgccttgaaaaattaaaagtacaatttatttatcaaattattgaaaaaagctTTGGAAATTCATAAATAACTCGAACAGAAACCCAAGTAAAGCAGAATTCgcaattaatttttcagaaactccGTTACTCGAAAACTAATCAAGATATCTAGATCTCTTTTCAGAGTTTTccgatatattttattatttcaagaaatgaGTAAAGCACTGATGTGAATTCAGGAGGAGCTTTTGAATGGTCGTTCGATCGTgagccaattgcacccttagaGACCACATATATATCTATACCTTGATTTTTCGTTCGAATTTTCccatttcacacacgaaaatACCATCCAAACACAGAAATTCGTATAAGGAACATGTGATGAATGAGGAGGTATCCGGGTAGCAGATCTTTTCttggcaaccaatcatacacgaTAACGTTTTATGTGTTGCCTATTCATCTGTACTCCTGCTTCCTAATATACCTCCTCAGTCTTATATGTTCCTGTTACTGAATTTGGCaccaaattcttgatttttcgttcgaattttcccatttcacacacgaaaatACCATCCAAACACAGAAATTCGTAttaggaacatatgatgaatgaggagGTATCCGGGTAGCAGATCTTTTCTTGGAAACCAATCATACACGACAACGTTTTATGTGTTGCCTATTCATCTGTACTCCTGCTTCCTAATATACCTCCTCAGTCTTATATGTTCCTGTTACAAAATTTGGCACCAAATTCTTGATATTTCGTTCGAATTTTCccatttcacacacgaaaatACCATCCAAACACAGAAATTCGTAttaggaacatatgatgaatgaggagGTATCCGGGTAGCAGATCTTCTCttggcaaccaatcatacacgaTAAAGTTTTATGTGTTGCCTATTCATCTGTACTCCTGCTTCCTAATATACCTCCTCAGTCTTATATGTTCCTGTTACTGAATTTGGCaccaaattcttgatttttcgttCGAATTTTCCCATTTCACACATGAAAATACCATCCAAACACAGAAATCCGTAttaggaacatatgatgaatgaggagGTATCCGGGTAGCAGATCTTTTCttggcaaccaatcatacacgaTAACGTTTTATGTGTTGCCTATTCATCTGTACTCCTGCTTCCTAATATACCTCCTCAGTCTTATATGTTCCTGTTACTGAATTTGGCaccaaattcttgatttttcgttcgaattttcccatttcacacacgaaaatACCATCCAAACACAGAAATTCGTAttaggaacatatgatgaatgaggagGTATCCGGGTAGCAGATCTTCTCttggcaaccaatcatacacgaTAACGTTTTATGTGTTGCCTATTCATCTGTACTCCTGCTTCCTAATATACCTCCTCAGTCTTATATGTTCCTGTTACTGAATTTGGCaccaaattcttgatttttcgttcgaattttcccatttcacacacgaaaatACCATCCAAACACAGAAATTCGTAttaggaacatatgatgaatgaggagGTATCCGGGTAGCAGATCTTTTCttggcaaccaatcatacacgaCAACGTTTTATGTGTTGCCTATTCATCTGTACTCCTGCTTCCTAATATACCTCCTCAGTCTTATATGTTCCTGTTACTGAATTTGGCaccaaattcttgatttttcgttcgaattttcccatttcacacacgaaaatACCATCCAAACACAGAAATTCGTAttaggaacatatgatgaatgaggagGTATCCGGGTAGCAGATCTTTTCttggcaaccaatcatacacgaCAACGTTTTATGTGTTGCCTATTCATCTGTACTCCTGCTTCCTAATATACCTCCTCAGTCTTATATGTTCCTGTTACAAAATTTGGCaccaaattcttgatttttcgttcgaattttcccatttcacacacgaaaatACCATCCAAACACAGAAATTCGTAttaggaacatatgatgaatgaggagGTATCCGGGTAGCAGATCTTCTCttggcaaccaatcatacacgaTAACGTTTTATGTGTTGCCTATTCATCTGTACTCCTGCTTCCTAATATACCTCCTCAGTCTTATATGTTCCTGTTACTGAATTTGGCaccaaattcttgatttttcgttcgaattttcccatttcacacacgaaaatACCATCCAAACACAGAAATTCGTAttaggaacatatgatgaatgaggagGTATCCGGGTAGCAGATCTTTTCttggcaaccaatcatacacgaCAACGTTTTATGTGTTGCCTATTCATCTGTACTCCTGCTTCCTAATATACCTCCTCAGTCTTATATGTTCCTGTTACAAAATTTGGCaccaaattcttgatttttcgttcgaattttcccatttcacacacgaaaatACCATCCAAACACAGAAATTCGTAttaggaacatatgatgaatgaggagGTATCCGGGTAGCAGATCTTCTCttggcaaccaatcatacacgaTAACGTTTTATGTGTTGCCTATTCATCTGTACTCCTGCTTCCTAATATACCTCCTCAGTCTTATATGTTCCTGTTACTGAATTTGGCACCAAATTCTCGATTTTTCGTTCGAATTTATATTCTATATCTATCTATATCAGATTaatggtctccaagggtgtaATTGTCGGGTTAAATATTGTGAACAATACAATTATACAAATGAATGCCCAATTACGAAATAAACCGCGGCATTCAAGATCCGAACCTATCCTATAAATTCAAGTTCGAAAGTTatcacagataacagagtagtTATCGTGC
It includes:
- the LOC123670958 gene encoding LIM domain-binding protein 2 isoform X5; its protein translation is MFLEFPSGLSRRVTPSITLPVTLEDPATSWKGPPPGSEPQNFAPNQNNSFSGPPAGYQGPSPFQGPPAGAGSPAGAPPYQGGPPPGSTTPQYNASPAPSGSSTPGPGPPQSVGSAGFPPPPNSSGPPYNGPGHGPFGSPSGGGPPFGRPGSSGPPFVGPGGNPHFSSPGQFGPGFGMPPGSPFGPGPGHPMSGPMEPSHGIMARQMGGPVPLDQGSLPVPRRHTPYFGQPDYRIYELNKRLQQRTEVSESDNLWWDAFATEFFEDDASLTLAFCLEDGPKRYTIGRTLIPRYFRSIFEGGVTELYYNMKHPKESFHNTSITLDCDQCTMVTHHGKPWQTKVCTEGRLILEFTFDDLMRIKSWHFTIRTHRELIPRTVVGVHSQQDPSMLEQLSKNITRQGITNSTLNYLRLCVILEPMQELMSRHKAYALSPRDCLKTTLFQKWQRMCAPPGKRESQRPANKRRKRKGSNSGGAANNSAPTPNKKRSPGPNFSLASQDVMVVGEPSLMGGEFGDEDERLITRLENTQYDAANSLDHDNHGFHADSPMPGSNSWGASVGDRGGPPQGSTPNQDSDKKSPAVSQ
- the LOC123670958 gene encoding LIM domain-binding protein 2 isoform X7 codes for the protein MKYGPPPKGAGGTRRGRPRGGKFAGRFSSPPMPVGAETPFDPLLSAICAAGGTPDGGLSRLEASLPPKKPTTPCTFNVGVGMVSPHLQPDIFSCAPFGNAAFYRSLPVPRRHTPYFGQPDYRIYELNKRLQQRTEVSESDNLWWDAFATEFFEDDASLTLAFCLEDGPKRYTIGRTLIPRYFRSIFEGGVTELYYNMKHPKESFHNTSITLDCDQCTMVTHHGKPWQTKVCTEGRLILEFTFDDLMRIKSWHFTIRTHRELIPRTVVGVHSQQDPSMLEQLSKNITRQGITNSTLNYLRLCVILEPMQELMSRHKAYALSPRDCLKTTLFQKWQRMCAPPGKRESQRPANKRRKRKGSNSGGAANNSAPTPNKKRSPGPNFSLASQDVMVVGEPSLMGGEFGDEDERLITRLENTQYDAANSLDHDNHGFHADSPMPGSNSWGASVGDRGGPPQGSTPNQDSDKKSPAVSQ